The Leadbettera azotonutricia ZAS-9 genome has a window encoding:
- the acsV gene encoding corrinoid activation/regeneration protein AcsV gives MSESQTFSITFKISGGSSAEIDSAPGEIHFQAPKGIPLLEAAKQANVAIDAPCSGNGSCGKCLVRILSGRAESEKSRHISPESYEEGWRLACQTKVLGDLTVLVPGSAGAFKSRMKIADFGDSRERGIFDALKAELDNLGYTGNSGLELAVLHLKTPEIDDPMADRERLLHGLAEKFGLDESGVNISLFALRKLPAVLREGDFSCTCVIRREGEKASPEISILDIYTPNSGPKNTAGEPILPALAIDIGTTTVAMVLTDLLSGELLAMGSEGNGQIRYGADVISRIIESTRSGGLERLRRAVLDDCMLPLIRELASKAGIETSQIYRVALAANTTMTHLFAGVSPEFLRLEPYVPAFFHSGKFRAVDLGLPAHPNAELLLAPSVGSYVGGDISAGVFASMLFMKEKCSLFIDLGTNGELVFGNGEFLMTCACSAGPAFEGGDISCGMRATDGAIEACRIDGSTMTPSLTIIGGGKAAGVCGSGLIDLVGELFAAGIINPKGKFIRQSDRVCCDEWGMSSFVIVHGKDTESGNDLLLTEGDIDNFIRAKGAIFSAIRTMIAMLDLNMDAIDEVYIAGGIGSGINVERAVRIGMLPSIPLERYHYIGNTSLSGAWAMVQSQKAAEKVDEIARGMTYLELSAHPSYMDEFIAACFLPHTNGDLFP, from the coding sequence ATGAGCGAATCGCAGACTTTTTCAATCACCTTTAAAATATCCGGGGGGAGTTCTGCTGAAATTGACAGCGCCCCCGGGGAGATTCATTTTCAGGCCCCCAAAGGCATCCCGCTTTTAGAGGCAGCCAAGCAGGCCAATGTAGCCATTGACGCCCCCTGCTCGGGAAACGGCAGCTGCGGCAAATGCCTGGTACGTATACTTTCGGGCAGGGCTGAGTCCGAAAAATCCCGTCACATTTCTCCTGAAAGTTATGAAGAAGGTTGGCGTCTTGCCTGCCAGACCAAAGTTTTGGGGGATCTCACCGTATTGGTTCCCGGCTCAGCCGGAGCTTTCAAAAGCCGCATGAAAATTGCGGACTTTGGCGATTCCCGTGAACGGGGCATATTTGATGCGCTTAAAGCCGAACTCGATAATTTGGGTTATACCGGTAACAGCGGACTTGAATTGGCAGTATTGCACTTAAAAACCCCCGAAATAGACGACCCCATGGCAGACCGGGAACGTCTGCTTCACGGACTGGCGGAAAAATTCGGCCTTGATGAATCCGGCGTGAATATCAGCCTTTTTGCTCTCAGAAAACTTCCCGCTGTGCTCAGGGAAGGCGATTTTTCCTGTACTTGCGTTATCAGAAGGGAAGGGGAAAAGGCCAGTCCTGAGATTTCTATTCTGGATATTTATACTCCAAATTCAGGTCCCAAAAATACAGCCGGAGAACCCATCCTTCCCGCCCTGGCTATTGATATAGGCACTACCACGGTAGCAATGGTGCTAACCGATCTGTTAAGCGGAGAACTGCTCGCCATGGGTTCGGAAGGCAACGGCCAGATACGTTACGGCGCTGATGTAATAAGCCGAATCATCGAAAGCACCCGCAGCGGCGGCCTTGAACGGCTGCGCCGGGCTGTTCTTGACGACTGTATGCTGCCTCTTATCCGGGAACTTGCGTCAAAAGCAGGGATCGAAACTTCACAAATCTACCGTGTTGCTTTGGCAGCCAATACTACCATGACCCATCTTTTTGCCGGGGTAAGCCCCGAATTTTTAAGGCTGGAACCCTATGTGCCGGCTTTTTTCCATAGCGGGAAATTCCGCGCTGTTGACCTGGGCCTCCCGGCTCATCCAAACGCAGAATTACTGTTGGCGCCTTCGGTTGGAAGTTACGTGGGCGGTGATATAAGCGCCGGAGTTTTCGCTTCCATGCTGTTTATGAAGGAAAAATGTTCCCTCTTTATTGATCTTGGCACCAATGGCGAACTGGTTTTTGGCAATGGCGAATTCCTCATGACCTGCGCCTGTTCAGCCGGGCCTGCCTTTGAAGGCGGCGATATAAGCTGCGGCATGAGAGCTACCGACGGCGCCATAGAGGCCTGCCGCATTGATGGCAGTACCATGACCCCAAGTCTGACCATTATAGGCGGGGGCAAGGCTGCGGGAGTCTGCGGTTCAGGGCTCATCGATCTGGTGGGTGAACTTTTCGCGGCAGGCATCATCAATCCCAAGGGCAAGTTCATACGCCAGAGTGACAGGGTGTGCTGTGACGAATGGGGTATGTCAAGTTTTGTAATCGTGCATGGAAAAGATACCGAGAGCGGCAATGATCTTCTTTTGACCGAAGGGGACATAGACAATTTTATACGTGCAAAGGGCGCCATCTTCTCGGCCATACGCACCATGATTGCCATGCTGGATCTGAATATGGACGCCATAGACGAAGTGTACATAGCAGGAGGCATAGGTTCGGGTATCAACGTGGAACGGGCCGTGCGTATCGGCATGCTCCCCTCCATTCCCCTTGAGCGTTATCATTATATAGGCAACACCTCTCTTTCAGGCGCCTGGGCCATGGTACAATCCCAAAAGGCCGCAGAAAAAGTTGACGAAATTGCCCGGGGTATGACCTACCTTGAGCTTTCGGCTCACCCCTCGTACATGGACGAATTTATTGCGGCCTGCTTTCTTCCCCATACCAACGGAGATTTGTTTCCATGA
- a CDS encoding DUF3786 domain-containing protein, whose amino-acid sequence MIEPVEPGETLTHEQRSLDHFLQIYKALDPLEISRRCNLQFDSNAFNMRIMGTEYKAAFPDFSLEDLQGNIVQRGYENILFLRYLCEGKYAVSTGKQLSYREIPWGEVYFKNFEGRCLKRFAHAFSSDIEGLKKALADMGAEKLNKGDAGYRFEFCSGLYMSALIWAADDEFPPSAQMLFDDNFASAFTVEDIAVVGGVVIDRLKEMTAKHCQ is encoded by the coding sequence ATGATTGAACCAGTCGAACCGGGCGAGACCCTTACCCACGAGCAGCGTTCCCTCGATCATTTTTTGCAGATTTACAAGGCCCTTGATCCTTTGGAAATTTCCCGCCGCTGCAATCTTCAATTTGACAGTAATGCATTTAATATGCGCATCATGGGAACCGAATACAAAGCAGCCTTCCCCGATTTTTCACTTGAGGATTTACAGGGAAACATAGTCCAACGGGGTTACGAGAATATACTTTTCCTGCGTTACCTTTGCGAAGGGAAGTATGCGGTTTCAACAGGAAAACAGCTTTCCTATCGTGAAATACCCTGGGGGGAAGTATACTTTAAAAATTTTGAAGGCCGTTGCCTTAAACGTTTTGCTCATGCCTTTAGCAGTGATATTGAGGGCCTCAAAAAAGCCCTTGCAGACATGGGCGCTGAAAAACTCAACAAAGGCGATGCGGGTTACCGCTTTGAATTTTGCAGCGGTCTTTACATGAGCGCCCTCATCTGGGCGGCGGATGATGAATTTCCTCCTTCGGCCCAAATGCTCTTTGACGACAATTTCGCGTCCGCCTTCACCGTCGAGGATATAGCGGTGGTTGGCGGGGTGGTGATAGACAGGCTAAAGGAGATGACGGCAAAGCATTGCCAATAA
- a CDS encoding type II toxin-antitoxin system VapB family antitoxin, with protein sequence MRTTLDLPETLVSEAMEITNISTKKEVVITALENLIRAEKIKGIKDYAGKIDLGIDIEKMRKR encoded by the coding sequence ATGAGAACTACCTTAGATTTACCTGAAACATTAGTATCAGAGGCCATGGAAATAACTAATATTTCCACAAAAAAAGAAGTCGTTATAACGGCATTGGAAAATTTAATCCGTGCAGAAAAAATTAAGGGAATTAAGGATTATGCTGGAAAAATCGATCTTGGAATTGACATTGAAAAAATGAGGAAAAGATGA
- a CDS encoding PIN domain-containing protein, with protein MNTILVDSSAWIEYFKTYEDYAFIDDLIDNNSICTNDLILTELLPSMIHRKENHLIALLNSVVKYEVEINWKELQNIQVMNYKHGYNDIGITDLIIAQNCLQNNLSLVARDKHFNEMAEYLPLKMYK; from the coding sequence ATGAATACTATACTAGTGGATTCATCGGCATGGATAGAATATTTCAAGACCTATGAAGATTACGCCTTTATTGACGATCTTATAGACAATAATTCAATATGTACCAATGATCTAATCTTAACAGAGTTATTACCGTCAATGATTCATAGAAAGGAAAACCATTTAATAGCATTACTTAACAGTGTAGTAAAATACGAAGTAGAAATTAACTGGAAAGAATTACAGAACATTCAAGTTATGAATTATAAACATGGATACAATGACATAGGGATAACGGATTTAATAATTGCACAAAATTGTTTGCAAAATAATCTATCATTAGTTGCACGGGATAAACATTTTAACGAAATGGCAGAATATTTACCTTTAAAAATGTATAAATAA
- a CDS encoding Ig-like domain-containing protein — protein MLLILAAFLVGCGDAEGGPGGGSTPTVLSVTVTPNPVNVGQGRTQQFSAAVTGTNSPAQTVTWTVTGGGTGTSISDGGLLTVVVSEAVSTTLTVTATSTVDTTKSGTATVTVTAPPTVSSVTVTPNPASVGQGGTQQFSAAVAGTNSPAQTVTWTVTGGGTGTSINNSGLLTVAGGQGTGTLTVTATSTVDTTKSGSAVVTVTVPPTVSSVTVTPNTINVEQGGTQQFSAAVNGTNSPAQTVTWTVAGGITGTSISSNGLLTVAAGQSTGTLTVTATSTVNTTKSGSAVVTVTLPVVTNAELYIGEATTAVADISTLTEALTYIKSNAVNDTVYTIKLTADAVLAPTTLNAAAVNNKTEVIIKLEGSGAERKISLSGNGALFTINFSNRYSFPYDPAVGPYNYKPNLSLGNNITLLGKNNNNSALVVVQNYGVLQMESGAKISGNHNKSTGSYADAEGGGVMVEYSATFTMNGGEISDNFAETGGNNGSAYGGGVFNYRGRFLMNGGIIRNNRAKVAGSVSQAEAEGAGVCNDGTFLIGGTAIIEPGTGTDTAQNQTRNTIFLKLNGDIQVKANFTGSAVVDLTAEQSTLAASPYVTSSRAVLEGDLTTALVNKFTLGNFQYSNNPYTSVPITGYHIENSGTNIGKLAAN, from the coding sequence TTGCTTCTTATCCTGGCCGCCTTTCTTGTCGGCTGCGGTGATGCGGAAGGCGGCCCAGGCGGCGGTTCCACACCCACGGTTTTAAGCGTTACCGTTACCCCCAATCCGGTAAACGTAGGGCAGGGCAGAACCCAGCAGTTTAGCGCCGCCGTTACCGGAACCAACAGTCCCGCCCAAACCGTAACCTGGACAGTAACAGGCGGCGGAACGGGTACCAGTATTAGTGATGGCGGCCTGCTTACCGTGGTTGTGAGTGAGGCCGTTTCAACAACTCTTACGGTGACAGCTACTTCTACCGTGGACACCACAAAGTCGGGAACCGCTACGGTTACCGTAACGGCACCGCCCACAGTTTCCAGTGTTACCGTTACCCCCAATCCGGCGAGCGTGGGACAAGGCGGAACCCAGCAGTTTAGCGCCGCTGTTGCGGGAACCAACAGCCCTGCCCAAACTGTAACCTGGACAGTAACAGGCGGCGGAACGGGTACCAGTATTAATAATAGCGGCCTCCTCACGGTAGCTGGAGGTCAAGGCACCGGAACCTTAACGGTGACAGCTACTTCTACCGTGGACACCACAAAGTCGGGAAGCGCTGTTGTTACCGTAACGGTGCCGCCCACAGTTTCCAGCGTTACCGTTACCCCCAATACAATAAACGTGGAACAGGGCGGAACCCAGCAATTTAGCGCCGCTGTAAACGGAACCAACAGTCCCGCCCAAACCGTAACCTGGACAGTAGCAGGCGGTATAACGGGTACCAGTATTAGCAGCAACGGACTTCTCACGGTAGCTGCGGGCCAAAGCACAGGAACCTTAACGGTGACAGCAACATCCACCGTGAATACAACAAAGTCGGGAAGCGCTGTGGTTACCGTAACGCTGCCGGTGGTGACAAACGCCGAACTCTACATAGGAGAGGCTACAACTGCAGTGGCGGACATCTCCACCCTGACAGAAGCGTTGACCTATATTAAGTCGAATGCTGTGAACGATACTGTTTATACCATCAAACTGACCGCTGACGCAGTCTTGGCCCCCACAACCCTGAACGCTGCTGCCGTGAACAACAAGACAGAGGTCATCATCAAACTGGAAGGTTCAGGAGCCGAGCGGAAAATAAGCCTTTCGGGAAACGGGGCACTCTTTACCATCAACTTTTCCAATCGTTACTCCTTCCCCTATGATCCTGCAGTGGGCCCCTACAACTACAAGCCAAACCTGAGCCTGGGTAATAATATTACCCTGCTGGGCAAGAATAATAATAACAGCGCATTGGTAGTGGTACAAAATTATGGCGTACTCCAGATGGAAAGCGGGGCAAAAATCAGCGGAAACCACAATAAATCAACAGGATCGTATGCAGATGCGGAAGGCGGCGGTGTCATGGTGGAATATTCTGCTACCTTTACCATGAACGGCGGTGAAATATCCGATAATTTTGCTGAGACTGGCGGAAACAATGGCTCTGCCTATGGCGGCGGTGTATTTAACTACAGGGGAAGGTTTCTTATGAACGGCGGGATAATCCGCAACAATAGGGCAAAAGTAGCCGGATCGGTTTCCCAGGCAGAGGCAGAGGGCGCCGGGGTCTGCAATGATGGGACCTTCCTCATAGGCGGTACTGCGATCATTGAACCGGGAACCGGTACAGACACAGCCCAGAACCAGACCCGCAACACCATATTTCTTAAATTAAATGGCGATATCCAGGTAAAAGCAAACTTTACCGGTTCCGCAGTTGTTGACCTGACGGCTGAACAATCCACTCTTGCCGCAAGCCCCTATGTCACCAGCTCTAGGGCTGTATTGGAGGGAGACCTGACAACAGCCCTTGTGAACAAATTCACCCTGGGGAACTTTCAATATTCCAATAATCCTTACACCAGCGTTCCCATAACGGGCTACCATATTGAGAACTCAGGCACGAATATCGGTAAACTGGCTGCAAATTAA
- a CDS encoding response regulator transcription factor, protein MNKAEKPTLVLIDDHRMIRKGFGIYLTETNRFALLGEAGSLKDAYALFEKLPGPPHLVLLDIELGEENGLELIPWLEKKYTSENKPVPAVLVYSVFEDPYRVQSSLRMGARGYISKSADEGEIEAALDAVIAGKSYIDKHLAKKMTSLPDFYSRLTRREREILALVQKNYSNSRIARELKVEQRTIENYLSRIYDKTGTTTRGDLVKL, encoded by the coding sequence ATGAATAAAGCAGAAAAGCCTACGCTGGTTTTAATTGACGATCACCGGATGATCCGCAAGGGCTTTGGGATCTATCTTACCGAGACAAACCGTTTTGCCCTGCTGGGAGAAGCCGGGTCTCTTAAAGACGCTTACGCCCTGTTTGAAAAGCTTCCCGGCCCGCCCCATCTTGTTCTTCTGGATATAGAATTGGGTGAAGAGAACGGCCTTGAACTTATCCCCTGGCTCGAAAAAAAATATACCAGCGAAAACAAACCTGTTCCGGCGGTACTGGTGTACTCAGTCTTTGAGGATCCCTATCGGGTGCAGTCCAGTCTGCGCATGGGCGCCCGAGGCTATATCTCAAAATCAGCGGACGAAGGCGAAATTGAGGCGGCCCTGGATGCGGTGATAGCAGGAAAGTCCTACATTGATAAACACCTTGCAAAAAAAATGACGAGCCTTCCCGATTTCTATTCCCGGCTTACCCGGCGGGAACGGGAAATTCTTGCCCTGGTGCAGAAAAATTACAGCAACAGCCGCATCGCCCGGGAGCTTAAGGTAGAACAGCGTACCATAGAAAACTACCTGAGCCGCATTTACGACAAAACCGGCACGACCACCCGGGGCGATCTGGTCAAATTATAG
- a CDS encoding sensor histidine kinase: MILYPQVNRHKALVMLMLLIPSWLWALSPAEEAVIDDPVTAYAILEKWIDAEAELAVWYNTDGSAEASDAVLATLDDFGAVLNHFAGEARYQAYFMTSFSHESIVNNILDLCESLAAAVRLGQSGNAREQALAVRGAIVAWQRYDEELLNRIQLGYFYHLIGFSAFIMIMVFVLWRMSRVLWHSREKERQSAAFSREIVLAQERERSRISRELHDTIVQDLRYQGLRLAGISRKSDAEDTQKICREIIADQKNIIARLKDLCYGLLPPDLHQLGLPDVLRRLVTEFNKQTGIECRVSVQEDLIIQPLTEEMQLQCFRLVQESLTNIGKHAHASEAVLVLRNAFLAGHDDKPTLLIYVSDDGRGFEKAPSPLGSESGLGIRGMYERIAILGGSLSFITAPGEGAMVRIEIPLSGSIP, translated from the coding sequence ATGATTTTATATCCTCAAGTCAACAGACATAAGGCACTGGTGATGTTGATGCTGCTTATTCCCTCATGGCTTTGGGCGCTCTCCCCTGCGGAGGAGGCAGTGATAGATGATCCGGTAACGGCTTACGCTATTTTGGAAAAATGGATCGATGCGGAAGCAGAACTTGCCGTATGGTACAATACGGACGGTTCAGCCGAAGCTTCCGATGCAGTTCTCGCAACTCTTGATGATTTTGGCGCCGTGCTGAACCACTTTGCGGGGGAAGCCCGGTATCAGGCCTACTTTATGACATCCTTTTCCCATGAATCTATTGTGAATAACATACTGGACCTCTGTGAATCCCTTGCCGCCGCTGTTCGTTTGGGACAGTCCGGCAACGCACGGGAACAGGCGCTGGCTGTGCGCGGGGCGATTGTCGCATGGCAGCGCTACGATGAAGAATTGCTTAACCGAATACAGCTTGGTTATTTTTATCACCTTATCGGCTTTAGCGCTTTTATTATGATAATGGTATTCGTGCTCTGGCGTATGTCACGGGTTTTGTGGCATTCCCGGGAGAAGGAACGGCAGTCCGCTGCTTTTTCCCGCGAGATAGTCCTTGCCCAGGAACGGGAACGATCCCGTATTTCGCGGGAACTGCATGATACCATTGTCCAGGATCTGCGGTACCAGGGACTGAGGCTTGCCGGTATTAGCCGAAAATCCGATGCTGAGGATACTCAAAAAATATGCCGGGAAATAATCGCGGACCAGAAAAATATCATTGCCCGGCTTAAAGATCTCTGCTACGGCCTTCTGCCGCCTGACTTGCATCAGCTGGGTCTGCCGGATGTTCTGCGCCGTTTGGTTACCGAGTTTAACAAACAAACAGGAATTGAATGCCGGGTGAGCGTTCAGGAAGACCTTATCATTCAGCCCCTTACCGAAGAAATGCAGCTTCAATGTTTCAGGCTTGTTCAAGAGTCCCTTACCAATATTGGGAAACACGCTCATGCCAGTGAAGCGGTGCTTGTTCTGCGAAACGCCTTTCTTGCCGGACATGATGATAAACCAACGCTGCTTATCTATGTGTCCGACGATGGCCGGGGTTTTGAAAAAGCTCCTTCCCCCCTGGGATCTGAATCGGGCTTGGGTATCCGGGGTATGTACGAGCGTATCGCCATTCTCGGCGGCAGCCTGTCTTTTATAACCGCCCCCGGCGAAGGCGCTATGGTCAGGATTGAAATCCCCCTGAGCGGTTCTATTCCCTAA
- a CDS encoding Gfo/Idh/MocA family protein: MKKLKTAIIGMGYIGVSHIDAVRRIAECELYAVADANRELAQKKAKLYGVPRCYDSIETLLADPDIEVVHNCTPNNLHTAVNKAIISSGKHLLSEKPLALNYNEAKDLLEHSQKNPASLAAVNFNYRMNPMVQEMRRRIAKGDTGDVLAVSGCYLQDWLLYDTDYSWRLEPEIAGPSCCIADIGSHWMDLVQHVTGLTITEVMADLRTVFPKRKKPLTQSETFSTNREKAYELVDVRNEDYGSVLFHLSNGAAGVFTVSEVSAGHGCYFQVEINGAKNSLMWNQEQNDRLWIGRRNAENSLLIRDPACLSPEALEHTSLAKGHPEGWNDAFTGNIRSFYRHIAGGKKGKGDFATLEEAARIVKLTEACVESHRRRGWVSIRE, translated from the coding sequence ATGAAAAAACTTAAAACCGCAATTATCGGTATGGGCTATATCGGCGTAAGCCATATCGATGCTGTCCGCCGCATTGCCGAATGCGAACTCTACGCGGTGGCTGATGCCAACAGGGAGCTTGCCCAAAAAAAGGCCAAGCTCTACGGCGTGCCCCGCTGTTACGATTCTATCGAGACCCTCCTCGCTGATCCCGATATTGAGGTGGTGCATAACTGTACGCCCAACAACCTGCATACGGCGGTGAACAAGGCAATTATCAGTTCAGGCAAACACCTTTTATCCGAGAAGCCCCTGGCTCTCAATTACAATGAGGCCAAAGATCTGCTTGAACACAGCCAAAAAAATCCCGCTTCCCTCGCTGCGGTTAATTTCAATTACCGCATGAATCCCATGGTGCAGGAAATGCGCCGACGCATCGCGAAAGGCGATACAGGCGATGTGCTCGCCGTTTCAGGATGTTATCTGCAGGACTGGCTTCTCTACGATACCGATTACAGCTGGCGCCTGGAACCCGAAATCGCGGGACCTTCCTGCTGCATCGCGGACATCGGTTCCCACTGGATGGACCTGGTACAGCATGTAACCGGCTTGACCATAACAGAAGTAATGGCCGATCTCCGCACAGTGTTTCCAAAACGTAAAAAGCCCCTTACCCAGTCGGAAACTTTTTCAACAAACAGGGAAAAGGCCTACGAGCTGGTGGATGTGCGCAACGAAGATTACGGCTCTGTTCTTTTCCATCTTTCCAACGGGGCCGCCGGAGTCTTTACTGTGTCCGAAGTCAGCGCGGGCCATGGCTGTTATTTTCAAGTTGAAATCAACGGCGCCAAAAACTCGCTGATGTGGAATCAGGAACAGAACGACCGCCTCTGGATAGGCAGGAGAAATGCCGAAAACAGCCTGCTTATCCGTGACCCTGCCTGCTTGTCGCCTGAAGCGCTGGAACATACCAGCCTTGCCAAGGGACACCCCGAAGGCTGGAACGACGCCTTTACCGGCAACATACGCAGTTTCTACCGGCACATAGCCGGCGGTAAAAAAGGCAAAGGGGACTTTGCAACCCTGGAAGAAGCCGCCCGCATTGTTAAGCTTACCGAGGCCTGTGTAGAAAGCCATCGCCGCCGCGGCTGGGTTTCGATTAGGGAATAG
- a CDS encoding sugar phosphate isomerase/epimerase family protein — protein sequence MPAKLAYAQWPWGVETKEQFVASCKELSSLGYKYFESVKNFINTFQNDRQGFKSIIDEYDLRPISFYFHFSGDNAEDLKELKSKIDFVSYFGIKTICVQGVYKAGKTEKSDDATLKSVLSLVNEYGRICKDHGILPSVHPHANTAIMFEDEVDFIMQNTDPALVGFAPDTAHLKVGKCDPVAICERYKDRISFTHIKDVKGTLTSTGMQEGVEVYSDFLELGTGDVDLDGVFKVLKSVNYGGYLCVELDKAPASNIESARKNLDYMKKHWGADI from the coding sequence ATGCCAGCAAAATTAGCATACGCACAGTGGCCCTGGGGGGTTGAAACGAAGGAGCAATTCGTTGCTTCCTGCAAGGAACTGTCGTCCCTGGGGTACAAGTATTTTGAAAGCGTTAAAAATTTTATCAATACCTTTCAAAATGATCGTCAGGGCTTTAAGTCGATTATCGATGAATACGATTTGCGGCCCATCAGCTTCTATTTCCATTTTTCCGGAGACAATGCCGAGGATCTTAAGGAATTAAAATCAAAGATTGATTTTGTGTCTTATTTCGGCATCAAAACGATCTGCGTTCAGGGTGTTTATAAGGCCGGAAAAACAGAAAAGTCCGATGACGCGACCCTCAAGTCCGTCTTGAGCCTGGTCAACGAGTACGGCAGGATCTGCAAGGATCACGGCATACTCCCCAGCGTGCACCCCCATGCCAATACGGCGATCATGTTTGAAGACGAAGTCGATTTCATCATGCAGAACACCGATCCGGCTCTGGTTGGGTTTGCCCCTGATACCGCTCACCTCAAAGTGGGAAAATGCGATCCTGTGGCCATTTGCGAAAGGTACAAGGATCGTATTTCCTTTACCCATATCAAAGATGTAAAAGGGACATTGACCTCCACGGGTATGCAGGAAGGGGTGGAAGTCTACTCGGACTTCCTTGAGCTTGGTACGGGTGATGTGGATCTGGACGGGGTGTTCAAGGTATTGAAAAGCGTCAATTACGGCGGATACCTCTGCGTGGAGCTGGATAAAGCTCCGGCAAGCAATATCGAGAGTGCCCGCAAAAACCTTGACTACATGAAAAAGCATTGGGGCGCGGATATATGA
- a CDS encoding uroporphyrinogen decarboxylase family protein, protein MINSGFMAPTFLDLLVLTGRCIDSEGIYICGERASEKARQEHSEHTAWASRGEKTPFLPFSADLRWWFAEHYHAGTLDEATKGIDLDCLGLPKRPAPQEGIYRVNFDPDSGIEFRDHWEGEKVVYKNGGYPGRLHTLEIITPRGTLRAKEQYVSYTFGIREYPVKEAEDLDILAYIFENAEVEALPGYKDREIGWIQAPKTPVQALIVELAGVENLSFLMADYPEKVENVMDKIYSLDTQIYQLIADSRSPGAGTCENLSAENSGGYWDAFLKPQLKGLADILHQKGKKLNIHHDGTLKPLFGKLKDAGVDIVNGVTCAPVGDILPEELRDIAGNDIVIEGIIPQSIFTPWFSEEQFETYIRKVIHCFRDDYKIILGIGDMLPLDGKIERVEKTVKLAKELSAR, encoded by the coding sequence ATGATAAATTCCGGTTTTATGGCCCCTACGTTTCTGGATCTCCTGGTCCTTACTGGCCGCTGCATAGACAGCGAGGGCATTTACATCTGCGGCGAAAGAGCAAGCGAAAAAGCGCGGCAAGAACACAGTGAACACACAGCTTGGGCATCGAGGGGGGAAAAGACCCCGTTCCTGCCATTTAGCGCGGATCTCAGGTGGTGGTTTGCTGAGCATTACCATGCAGGCACCCTGGATGAGGCAACCAAAGGCATAGACCTGGATTGTCTTGGCCTGCCCAAACGTCCTGCCCCCCAGGAAGGAATTTATCGTGTCAATTTTGATCCTGACAGCGGCATTGAATTCAGGGATCATTGGGAAGGGGAAAAGGTTGTCTATAAAAACGGGGGCTATCCCGGCAGGCTTCATACACTGGAGATCATTACTCCCCGGGGGACTCTGCGGGCAAAGGAGCAGTATGTTTCCTACACCTTTGGCATCAGGGAGTACCCGGTAAAAGAGGCAGAGGACCTGGATATTCTTGCATATATATTTGAGAATGCCGAAGTTGAAGCCCTGCCGGGTTATAAAGATCGCGAAATCGGCTGGATTCAAGCTCCCAAAACACCGGTCCAGGCATTGATAGTGGAACTGGCAGGTGTAGAAAATCTGTCATTCCTTATGGCTGATTATCCCGAGAAAGTAGAAAACGTAATGGACAAAATCTATTCCCTGGATACCCAAATCTATCAACTTATTGCGGATTCGCGTTCGCCCGGAGCGGGGACCTGCGAAAACCTTTCCGCTGAAAATTCAGGCGGCTACTGGGACGCCTTTCTTAAACCCCAGCTTAAAGGGCTTGCGGATATACTGCACCAAAAGGGCAAGAAGCTTAATATCCACCATGACGGGACATTAAAGCCCCTTTTTGGGAAGCTTAAGGACGCAGGCGTAGACATTGTAAACGGCGTAACCTGCGCTCCTGTAGGGGATATATTGCCTGAAGAACTGCGCGATATAGCCGGAAATGATATCGTAATTGAGGGGATAATCCCCCAGTCGATATTCACGCCCTGGTTCAGCGAAGAGCAGTTTGAAACTTATATACGTAAAGTGATACACTGTTTCAGGGACGATTACAAGATAATCCTCGGGATAGGCGACATGTTGCCCCTGGACGGAAAAATTGAGCGGGTAGAGAAAACAGTAAAACTTGCAAAAGAATTAAGCGCACGGTAG